The following are encoded in a window of Palaemon carinicauda isolate YSFRI2023 chromosome 31, ASM3689809v2, whole genome shotgun sequence genomic DNA:
- the LOC137625002 gene encoding uncharacterized protein: MAASPGKKRIKTNTFWIRMNQFLNFLLALLLAMTAYLQLHRADAVIWVTIFLVPAAITFLTSVKLHLGALPEVKVVASVHVASCLCLLMYLGIRLVHGMSHHHASIVMFDGSDVTENSYNPFDYKEGWEITAVILVVAWMKYLSSTSREYMRESGILVAEVSPVWMLKAMTVVLVVPLGLASFCYIEGVNNTAKEVYSVLQNARDPIPPVYSPMGQT, from the exons ATGGCAGCCAGCCCGGGCAAGAAGAGAATTAAGACCAATACGTTCTGGATCAGGATGAATCAGTTTCTCAATTTCTTGCTGGCTCTTCTGCTGGCCATGACGGCATATCTACAG CTTCATCGCGCAGACGCAGTCATATGGGTG acaaTATTCCTCGTTCCTGCCGCCATAACATTCCTCACGTCAGTCAAACTCCATCTGGGAG cgttgcCCGAGGTGAAAGTGGTGGCGTCCGTGCACGTGGCAAGTTGCCTCTGCCTGCTGATGTATCTCGGGATCCGTCTCGTGCACGGGATGTCTCATCACCACGCCTCCATTGTCATGTTCGATGGAAGTGACGTCACGGAAAACTCTTATAATCCCTTCGACTATAAGGAAGGATG GGAGATCACTGCCGTCATCTTGGTTGTGGCTTGGATGAAGTATCTGTCTAGTACATCGAGAGAGTACATGAG AGAATCTGGAATCCTGGTAGCCGAGGTATCTCCAGTGTGGATGCTGAAGGCCATGACTGTAGTCTTGGTGGTGCCCTTGGGACTGGCTTCTTTCTGCTACATTGAAGGAGTAAACAACACTGCCAAAGAGGTTTATAGCGTCCTCCAAAACGCCAGAGATCCAATTCCCCCTGTTTACAGTCCTATGGGACAGACCTAA